ATTTAGCGAAGACACCAGACTATTAGAACCAACAGATTTTTTTTGGTAAGAAGACATTTTCACATTTTAGGAAaaccagtaaaaaaaaaaaatccagtaaGGAAATTTCCGATACATGAAAGTACAGAACTCTTCAGGCCAGCTTCAAATCATGGCACAAAAAAAGTCACCTTACCAGAAAgggtaaataaaagaaaacaaagaccAGCCTAACTGCACAACGGAAAGAATGGCTCGTGTTCCTCGCAATGAAATGCCCTGCAATCGAGCTTGGGAAAGGATGGGTTTGGAGAACGTAGGAATTAAGCTGTGggttgggaaaaaaaagaaagaggtggCGGCTTGGGTTGGAGGGGAAGAAAACCTCGCCTTCGGTTGTATGACACACTAATCTACTGCTGGAAGGGAAGATCCTTGTACCAATCTTTATTTCATTTCCAGCTTCTTCACAGGAGGCTGGGGGTTTCCTTGATAAACACTAACCTACTTTTGCATTGGCCCAGAAGAGATATACTTAGATCCTTATGGCAAACCAAATTCCGACAAAGCTGATTGGAACAGAGTTGAGAAGGCCTCGGATGCACTTTGATCATCAGCTTTGATCTTTATTTGTGCTTTGGCCGATGATGTGTTGATTATACACTCTACGAGAAATGTGGATGATTCCTCTGCTTTCTGTGCAAAGAAGAAGAACTTGTAGTTAGGAGATTGACCACCTGATGCAATGCAGTGGATGAAATGGCCTTGCATGTGCCGGAGGAGGGCTTGAGGTGCTGTCAATGCTGCAACTCCTCGAGGACTAACAGAATATTCCTGCACCAGgaaaagggaaacaaaaaaagatcaaGTACGTATCATTGAGAATTAATACAAATGCTGATAGGAATATCTCTACAGGACAAATGCGGCATGGTTGTAAAGCCACAGGGGATGTGGTATCCTGTTTAATTTCTTACTCTTGCCCCATGTACAAGGTATCAAACCAGATCTTGGACTGGAAAGAGAAGGCTTGTGcagtatataataaaatcactttttttttttcttttttatatatcagtagtatataataaaatcacttaATCAAGACAAAAAAAGGAGCATCAATTGAAACAGAGAATTATCACACCAATGTCATAGTTGAAAAGTACACCTGCGATGATGATATTGGCAGTTGGCGCCATTTTTGCTGAAAAGTACCAGGATCTAAAACAGCTTTTGAATTAAGCTTCAAAAGAGGAGGTGAAGGAGCAGGTGCTGGTGCTACTGGTGGTAGGCCTAAGCCCAGCAGATCGTCAATAGCCAGACTGGATTGCGAAGCATGCCCTGTTACAGTGGAAATTGCCAATTCTGATAACATTTGTGAAGAAGCTGCAGCAGACACAGACGAACCATCATATGAAGGAGCACTATATGCAGATCCATTGTTACTAGGACCTCCACTTTCCTCCTTTTCTGAAACACTTAAAAGTAGATCCTTGTCATTTGCCTCAACTCTCTGTGCTGGAACAACAGTATCTGTTGATTCTGCGCCAATAGATAGATTTCCAAGTTCATCTGAAAACTCAAATGGACCACGGTGTTCCTTATCAGTGAACATGTAGGATGGCTGCAAAATTTtatatcagatcagttaatttGAAACCGAATGCCGAACGAGTTGTAAATCCATTGTAGACACGTGAAATATGACCACTATCAATTGATAATCAAATAACCCAATGTCAATAATAACTCATACAGTGAAACAGGAATGAACCTATCATGTACCCTTTGCCCCTGTTGGGGGGGAAGCCATTTGACCCCAACATCATTGACTTATTCTTGCCAATATAGCATGCGGAGAAGgtgaatcacataaaataacaGGAAAAGACATTTTGAAAGCATTtgaaccacccccccccccccccccccaaaaaaaaaaaaaaaaaaaatctttactcCAGATATTTGAATTCCTTCAATGTTCCAATTATCCCATTATCAAGCTGAAACAAACTAGAGGAAACAGAACTGCAGTTACCTTCTGGTACACAACAGATAAACTGTTAAATTCATCAAATATGCGGTCTTTGATTTCACTGCTCTGAGTATCAGCAAAGACTGAAACGGCTTGCTTTGGAGGGTCCACCACACGTTGTGCTACAGATACATTGTATTGCAAAAGCCTGTAGTAGAACAAGGCTCTATCATGAACATCCTGCAATCATGGAAAGTTttaatttaatgtttttatGCAAACCATTCCAAAATTCTGATCCAAGAATGATGATGATCACAATGACAAGGATGATGATAATCATGATACGTGATAAGAACCAAGACCTGATGGAAATCAGCAAGACCTGCAGCCAATGCAGCTCCCAAGGCTTTCTGAGTCTCTGGTGGCCTCTTGAAAAAACACTTCATTACTGCAGTGAGTAGATGTAGGCGAACCTGAAAGTGTGATAGTCCGTCACTGAACAAGTAATGAAGTAATCGAATGCACAAAACTAAAACCTCAATCTTTAAAATTCCAGAAcaatcaaaaaaatatacaggCGTTGTAATTTAGGTTAAAGATTCAAACCACAACATCTGAGTTGAAAACATTTTGCATCCTCACTTACAATGACCAGACAAGGTTTGAGATCGGTACCTTCAATATGGCTCACCACATAATTGAACCGATGAACAAATATTTGTTGTCATGAAAAAAAACTATGCAGGATGGAAGTAATGTACTAGAAAGGCAACCTGGAATACAGCACATGTGGAGAGAATAACTAAAGTCTGAGAAAATGAGCACATTACTATATTGCAATGGTCCATTAGAAGATCCTCAGGATATTAACCCAGTCCATTTAGTTTCATATAACCTAAATTTCATAACAAGAGCAACAACTTTGACAAGGAAGAAATCATATTTCCTAAGACATTGAAAACCACAAACAagacaaaaaaatcaaagaaaaacaaatggccAAGACATACAAACAGACTATTACAAGCCTCAACTTAATCACCTCAGCAGAATGTTCTTCTTCCCAATTTTCAATCAAACTCTCCAATATGTAAGGAGCGTCATGCATGTCCTGAGAATATTCTCCCAACATCCATATAAGAGCTGCTTTAGCCTTGGGTTCTTGAACATTTTTGCTGCTAATATTCCCAACAACTGCAATGCAATCCTGACTCCATTGTGGATATTTCCTTAGAAGATCTTTCACAAGTACCTGCACAAGAGAACTTAGAATGTTTAACAGGAATTGAGGGCACTGCACTACCACTGTTAGATTTACAAGCTAAATTATTTACCAGAGCTTCAGCAGTAACATAGTCCTTTTCCATCTCCAAAAACTGAAGAAGCCTGTCAACAATTGCATTCACATCATATTGCTGCAGTGCTATCTTCCCAACAGCCCGAATTGACTCTCTTGCAATAGGAATATCAACATTCGCAGCATATTCACATAACTCCGTCACTGAAAGAGAGTTGAGGTGGTCACACATCAGTGATACATGAAAGCTAATTAACTATAAAGCACCTGTGACCAGAGACTGGGCCACAGGATACAGATTTTCCCAAGCAAACTTCTTTACTTTTAAGGCCTTGAGAAATGAAAACTGAGATGTTCTGCACTTACCAATTTCATAAGTGTTACTCTCATTGGCCACTGCAGTCAACATTTCAAGCTTTAACTTTTTGACATAAGATGGTTCATTGTACTGGCAATAGAAGTGTTTGTAGTCTGAGGAAAATATAAATGGTGCACGCATCACCAAAAGATGCAGGTGGCTCAAAACTGCATATGATTGCTCTGGACTTCCTGAACTTACTAGGGTTAAGAGAGGGGCTTTAATACGTTCATATACCTAACACCAGAGAAGTTATTATTAGAGAGATgctgaacaaataaaaataacctGAGCAATACATGATGATTCAAATTATTCCAAGAAGAGAATCGAGATCATTCAAAGATGGCATAACAATGTAATCAAATTTATCTGCACATTAAATCATGgtgtaaaaaaatagaatagaaactcacttttttaGATAGCTTATTATATCATGTGTAGTCTAAGCTTCATTAGAAAACAGGGGGTGTCCAGAATAATGgccaaaagtttttttatttaagatagCACCTCCATCATTACCCAAATTCAAGGAACtactttttaatttagaaatataactacaGATTTTCTTGAGAATATGAACTCAGAGACTGAATAAGAAAAACTTTGATAAGCACCTGCTGATGAACATCAGTCATGGACAAAGTCAATTGCAGAAAAACTTTGATGGTTGCTAAGACTACGGCACCATTTGCATGCTGAAGCCTATCTTCAAGTAGATTCATGATGTCAAATATCTCACTGGTCTCCGAGGGTACATATTTACCAACCAACTCAAGTACAAGACATTGGGCCCACTCACTAAATTCCTTAATCCTGCATGTTAAAACATGACGAAAAGTAAGCTTTTCTATCCCTtggaaaaatattcaaaattccaaaacacCAACAACTTAGCACCAGGATTATAAATTGATGGTCTTTAGCAAAAGTGCTACACAGAATTTCAGTACTTGAGTATTTTTATTGACCGTTTACAGGGTAAGATCAATGCCTAGGCTATGGGATGTACCGATTCAAAAAGTAGTACACAACTGGCTTGCTAAGCAAAGCTTCTCTCTCCCTGGATGCTTCCTCAGAGGAACTTGCTTCTGAGCTCCAAATCTCTTGTAGAGCAGATAAACAATTTGCAACCACCTGATGAAAGAATAGTacgaaaataaaattgaaatagagAACATAAGAATGTTTTGcataaacaataaaaaggcATGGTAACATGAAGAAATGGATAGAGAAGAGTAACCTGAGCATCTGAGTCATTAAGCATAGAATGCTTTAACAATGCAGGAAAATCAGCATCAACACACGTTGAAGCTGATATAtgatacaattttaaaacaccCATTACTGCCACTGTCCTCACATAGTTATTATTGTCCTTCAACCCTGACCCCAGGGGTCCCACCAAATACTCTACAAGATTTGCTACTCGTAATGAACACAAGCTCCTCAATGCAAGCCCTCGAATCATCGGGTCCTCATCCTTGCAATCTCTTTGAAGGAAATTGATGGTCAACAGCGCGAGATCAGGATTGACTTTGGCATAATTCCCAACATAGAGATAACACATCTTCTTCAAGACAATGTCCGAAGTTGCTGAGCACATCACCATCTCCCCGAAAAGGGACGAGACGTCGATGCCAACCGTCATGTAGGAGATCACTTTCTTGAAGAGCTCCCGCTTGGAATCATCA
This genomic interval from Juglans microcarpa x Juglans regia isolate MS1-56 chromosome 4D, Jm3101_v1.0, whole genome shotgun sequence contains the following:
- the LOC121261180 gene encoding beta-adaptin-like protein A, which produces MAPPAQSQRSPSPSQPSGKGEVSDLKSQLRQLAGSRAPGIDDSKRELFKKVISYMTVGIDVSSLFGEMVMCSATSDIVLKKMCYLYVGNYAKVNPDLALLTINFLQRDCKDEDPMIRGLALRSLCSLRVANLVEYLVGPLGSGLKDNNNYVRTVAVMGVLKLYHISASTCVDADFPALLKHSMLNDSDAQVVANCLSALQEIWSSEASSSEEASREREALLSKPVVYYFLNRIKEFSEWAQCLVLELVGKYVPSETSEIFDIMNLLEDRLQHANGAVVLATIKVFLQLTLSMTDVHQQVYERIKAPLLTLVSSGSPEQSYAVLSHLHLLVMRAPFIFSSDYKHFYCQYNEPSYVKKLKLEMLTAVANESNTYEIVTELCEYAANVDIPIARESIRAVGKIALQQYDVNAIVDRLLQFLEMEKDYVTAEALVLVKDLLRKYPQWSQDCIAVVGNISSKNVQEPKAKAALIWMLGEYSQDMHDAPYILESLIENWEEEHSAEVRLHLLTAVMKCFFKRPPETQKALGAALAAGLADFHQDVHDRALFYYRLLQYNVSVAQRVVDPPKQAVSVFADTQSSEIKDRIFDEFNSLSVVYQKPSYMFTDKEHRGPFEFSDELGNLSIGAESTDTVVPAQRVEANDKDLLLSVSEKEESGGPSNNGSAYSAPSYDGSSVSAAASSQMLSELAISTVTGHASQSSLAIDDLLGLGLPPVAPAPAPSPPLLKLNSKAVLDPGTFQQKWRQLPISSSQEYSVSPRGVAALTAPQALLRHMQGHFIHCIASGGQSPNYKFFFFAQKAEESSTFLVECIINTSSAKAQIKIKADDQSASEAFSTLFQSALSEFGLP